In a single window of the Streptomyces sp. CGMCC 4.7035 genome:
- a CDS encoding AfsR/SARP family transcriptional regulator, with amino-acid sequence MEVGVLGPLVVAVNGRSLVPSAAKPRQVLALLAANLGRHVSLDAIVRELWDDMPPGRPTGVVQTYVKQLRRGLALALDPLGGPDPKELLSRTHTGYVLDVPAAETDGRAFERLAVDGQRALARQEAAEAAVLLDRALDLWRGPALVDVRTGPVLRTETRRLDEMRRTALEHRAGAYLLLGRHTELLGELGAMTAHYPLQESLHALLIVSLHRSGRSGEALEAFRRLRAALVNELGIEPSHRLQRLHHAILRDDPELASPASGLAVF; translated from the coding sequence ATGGAGGTAGGCGTCCTCGGGCCGCTCGTGGTGGCGGTGAACGGCAGGTCCCTCGTGCCGAGTGCGGCCAAGCCGCGGCAGGTGCTCGCGCTGCTGGCGGCCAACCTCGGGCGGCATGTCTCCCTGGACGCCATCGTCCGGGAACTGTGGGACGACATGCCTCCCGGACGCCCTACGGGGGTCGTACAGACGTATGTGAAGCAGTTGCGGCGTGGCCTCGCCCTGGCGCTCGACCCGCTCGGCGGGCCCGACCCCAAGGAGCTGCTGAGCCGTACGCACACCGGATACGTCCTGGACGTGCCGGCCGCCGAGACCGACGGGCGCGCCTTCGAACGGCTGGCGGTGGACGGTCAGCGGGCCCTGGCCCGGCAGGAGGCCGCCGAGGCCGCGGTGCTGCTGGACCGCGCGCTGGACCTGTGGCGGGGCCCCGCCCTCGTGGACGTACGGACCGGGCCGGTGCTGCGCACCGAGACACGACGGCTGGACGAGATGCGCCGCACCGCCCTCGAACACCGGGCAGGTGCCTATCTGTTGCTCGGGCGGCATACCGAACTCCTCGGGGAGCTGGGTGCCATGACGGCGCATTATCCGCTCCAGGAGAGTCTGCATGCTCTGCTGATCGTTTCCCTGCACCGTTCCGGCCGCTCCGGCGAGGCCCTGGAGGCCTTCCGGCGGCTACGCGCCGCGCTGGTGAACGAGCTCGGCATCGAGCCCTCGCACCGGCTCCAGCGGCTGCACCACGCAATCCTTCGCGACGACCCCGAACTCGCATCGCCCGCCTCCGGTTTGGCTGTTTTTTAG
- a CDS encoding SHOCT domain-containing protein, translated as MVTQMYLAYDYPLMSAFWTMLWFFLWVMWFVLLFRVVVDIFRDDSMSGWAKAGWLVFAIVLPFIGVFAYVVARGKDMGRREAAQARAQQEAFDAYIREAAGAEGRPGTVDALAKLSEIRSRGDITDEEFRRAKELVLTGHGPSDRSTSAGSTSTSGP; from the coding sequence ATGGTCACGCAGATGTACCTCGCGTACGACTACCCACTGATGAGCGCCTTCTGGACGATGCTGTGGTTCTTCCTGTGGGTCATGTGGTTCGTCCTGCTCTTCCGGGTCGTCGTCGACATCTTCCGCGACGACTCCATGAGTGGCTGGGCCAAGGCGGGCTGGCTGGTGTTCGCCATCGTGCTGCCGTTCATCGGCGTCTTCGCCTACGTCGTCGCGCGGGGCAAGGACATGGGGCGTCGCGAGGCGGCACAGGCACGCGCGCAGCAGGAGGCCTTCGACGCCTACATCCGTGAGGCGGCGGGCGCCGAGGGTCGTCCCGGCACCGTCGACGCGCTCGCCAAGCTGTCCGAGATCCGCTCCCGCGGCGACATCACGGACGAGGAGTTCCGCAGGGCGAAGGAGTTGGTCCTGACGGGGCACGGGCCATCGGACCGTTCGACCTCCGCCGGCTCCACCTCCACCTCCGGTCCCTGA
- a CDS encoding thioesterase II family protein, giving the protein MTRYLSQTAPSGMDDDAGLRLFCFPYAGGGASAYRRWQRGLDAHGAGARVLPVQLPGREGRMTEPRFTDLHALVADLDEQLDDELEHPHVFYGHSMGALIAYALTRRRQLRGAPLPLAVALSSYRAPHLPAPNIADPGASDEELVAGLAELGGIPRVIMEHPDFLAALLPIARDDLLLCTAGFGPESEPVRVPLHLFVGARDRLVSVPEVVAWRRHAGRGCEMRVLPGGHFFIRAHEDAFLHELAALLRRYAHAPVLADALSA; this is encoded by the coding sequence ATGACGCGTTACCTGTCCCAGACTGCACCGTCCGGCATGGACGACGACGCCGGACTGCGGCTGTTCTGCTTCCCGTACGCGGGCGGCGGCGCCTCCGCGTACCGGCGCTGGCAGCGAGGCCTCGACGCGCACGGCGCCGGCGCCCGTGTGTTGCCGGTCCAACTGCCCGGCCGCGAGGGCCGGATGACCGAGCCCAGGTTCACCGACCTGCACGCGCTCGTCGCCGACCTGGACGAGCAGCTCGACGACGAACTCGAGCATCCGCACGTGTTCTACGGGCACAGCATGGGTGCCCTGATCGCCTACGCCCTCACCCGCCGCCGCCAGCTGCGCGGCGCCCCCCTCCCGCTCGCCGTGGCGCTGAGCTCCTACCGCGCCCCTCATCTGCCCGCCCCGAACATCGCCGACCCGGGCGCCAGCGACGAGGAACTGGTCGCGGGACTCGCCGAGTTGGGTGGTATCCCGCGGGTGATCATGGAGCACCCCGACTTCCTGGCGGCGCTGCTGCCCATCGCTCGTGACGACCTGCTGCTGTGCACCGCCGGCTTCGGTCCGGAGTCCGAGCCCGTAAGGGTGCCGCTGCACCTGTTCGTCGGCGCCCGGGACCGGCTGGTGTCGGTGCCGGAGGTGGTGGCCTGGCGGCGGCACGCCGGACGCGGCTGCGAGATGCGGGTGCTGCCCGGTGGGCACTTCTTCATACGGGCCCACGAGGACGCGTTCCTGCACGAACTCGCCGCCCTGCTCCGCCGGTACGCCCACGCGCCCGTCCTCGCCGACGCGCTGTCCGCCTGA